atgaaagtttcactttcacaaacccaactttttttaattctaattttctgagatgcacctgtatgtgaacaaaataaatcatatcCCCTCATAAATTTAACCCTTCAGATTCTCCGGTGAGTCAATGGCCCCTTTCTCCCTGTCCACCAGACTTCACATTTCACCAACAAAATTACTCCATAAATTGACTAACATAAAGGAAAACTATCTTTTTCTGGGGGAAGATACACCCTGGTTAGGTTTGGTTTCCCGATTTAGGCTTTGATGTCTGGAAGTATGCTGATTAACCATTCTCATTCATTTTTAACCTTGATTATTTATGGTTTTTTGTCTACATGCTTTCAAAATGTGAATTTGGCAGCTGAACCTTTTAAACAAAATTCATGAGGGTTGAGGAGTGGGTAATGTCTCTCCAAACTAAACTTAAAAGGTGGCAGCCCTATTAATATGTGACCAATGAAGGTAAACCTTCGTTgcataactatgacctggatgactgagaatctccATAGACATCTATTAATATGTGAACAAGATGTTTATTTGTACTGTTCCAAACTGACACTCAATGAGTAAACcttggagaaaaagaaaagctttatgttttatatcatttaaATTAGGAATATTGTGTACAATCACATGCCATCAAAGAGTGGAACATTAAAAAGCTCAAAATCTGAGCGTTTTTTCAGTAAATAAATCCTTCGCGCCAAATCACCAGCTGACGGCAAGAGGATTCACTGTAACCTACTTCCGTTTTCGATTTAATACCATTATTTAACCCGCGAAAATACTTCTAtagttattttgaaagtttcaCCAATACTTGTGGTGCAACGTGGTATAAAACAGCGGACTTGGCTAGCACGGTCCTTACTGCAGGTAGGAGATACAACCTGCTGTCTGGTGAAGTCTTTCCGAATCCGTCAGGACTTGAAAGCAGCGCACGCAGCGCGTCACGTGCTTGTGCGGGTGGGGGCGGAAGTGGAGCTCTTGTCTTCCTTTCCCATCCCACCCCACCTTCGCTCGGATACTGAATGGAACTGGTAAGACAAAACTCTCCTGCTTCAACTTCTTCAGTGCGGCCTCGTTGTAACTCTCGGTGACGCTGGAAGCTGTTTACGCGCTCTGTTTGTCTCATGTCCCTCCTGATCCACCGGGCTCAGCTTTCCTTTGCCTTTCTTCCATCTTTAAGCCTCATTGTCATGCAAATAGGCTATGGGATAACTTTCGTTATCATTGTCCTTGTAGATTGTAGAATGTTGCAAAGAGGCACATGCTTTATGTACTGTTCAGTAATGCAGAAGTTCCTCGTAGGATTATTTACTTTGAGACAAAGTGTGTTCTGACGGTAGAGTAAAACTTGTTCAAACTCCTCAGGCGCTGCGGAGCCCCCCCTCACTGCCTTTAACAGTCAGTCCTTCAGGACAGCAATGGATCACACTGGAGCCACTGAGGTCCCTGGACAAGCCAGAAGACCCTCCAGTTCGTCCTCTGGGACACCCATGGGTGCCGAGGGACAAACAGCACAGAGGCCCAAAGTAAAGATAACTCCCTTCCACAGCTCACCCATAGCCAGCAGTGATGGAGGTCATCGCAGCAAACGATCAGGAGCAGTTTTTGGGAAACCGCTGGCATCTCCTGGCAGCCTGTTTCTGGACACACCTGGTGGGCTGACTGCTCCACCTGTTGGACAGAgacttgctgctgctgctgctgcttctgctgctgctgctgcttcggCTTCTGCTGGGAGCCCAGAGGGACAAACTCACAGTTCAGGCACTTTATTCGCCACTACAGGAGAAAAAACACCTGTTGTCAAGGTAAACACACATACTGATGAGTGttgtatagcactttttaaaattaatttctgtTATAATTTTTTAAACGCCAACCACAAGTTGGAAATCTCAGTGATAACATGagaaaggaagacagaaaacaatACTGATGGAGAAATCTGTGTGCATGGGctaataaattgtaaaatataaaagaaggTTGGAAGAGTGCTCAGTAAGGGAAAACCTCCAGTATGGAATTTCTCAGTAAAAGGCATCAGAAAGTTAATTTTGTTAAGGtaatataatttgttatttatcttttatatCAATTAAATGAAAGCACAGattatttttgcacattttctgttcattttgtgctggagagctgcagagaaacaTAGAAAagttagagagaaagagattgaCATGCATTCCTAGGTCAGAATCCAACAcggagatctctctctctctctctctctctctgtctctgtctctctctctctcggttcAGTTTGGTTGGTGGGAAATGTcagtggacagccattttcagttCTCCCAGAGGTGTCTGGCTGGACCACTCCATAAGGGTGGTGCCACAGCCACCCTTATGGAGTTGCCTACTAATTGGAAGATGCTgttggtgtgtgaatgttaatttctgtttctgatgagcagttagCATGTtacctctgccatcagtgtatgaatggggtGAATTTGATGTAGgataaaagcgctttgagtggtcggaagactagaacaGTGTTATACAAGTTACCATCTTGGATTGGCTTGACTTGACTTTGTGCTGGGGGTCATTGTCCAGTCTGAGGTCCTGAGTGCTCTAGACCAAGTCTTTATCAAGGATATCTCTGTACTTTGCTCCTTTTCTCTGGTTCTTCGAAGAGTCTTGGTTGTTACAAATTTCTTACATTTAAcaattatggaggccactgtggtCTTCAGAACTGTCAATGCAACACATTTTTGGGTAGCCTTCCCTAGATGTGTGCCTCGATAAAAACCTGAGCTCTGCAGGCAGTTCCTTGGACCTCGTGGCTTCTTtttgctataggcctagactgccgggggatttcccatgatgcactgagctcctctctcctctactttctctccctctatatgcaacctcatcccattattgcatgttactaacacaacttctcccctttctggtagtcttgtgctttctcgtctctctcctatcacttcctgcaggtgtttctggctctggagctgtggagtctggatctgtggttgcgggtcacctgctgcccccgtgttcctgctcgacaccctctgctgcaacgactattgttgctagtcttattgttattattataatcattaacattacgattgttaccattaacactattataaatatctgtaccatttttcatttagtctatagcaacatcacctttactgtctgtacctctgtgtgtgtatattgtgtaggctccccccccccccccccccccccccccccccccccccNNNNNNNNNNNNNNNNNNNNtgagccatggttctgctcgaggtttctgcctcttaaaaggaagtttttccttgcctctgtcgcctagtgcttgctcttggtgggaactgttgggcttctgtaaatatcatcacagagtatggtctagacctgctcttttattaaaagcgctgtgagataactgttgttgtgatttggtgctatataaataaaattgaaatttttaatacatttgcaaacatttcttaAATCCTGTTTTCACCTTGTCATTGTGGGGCCTTTAGTGTAGACtggtgagggggaaaaaatttaaacaattttagCATGAAGctgcaaaataacaaaatgtgtcAAAACTGAATAGTTCTGAATACTTTTTGAATGCATAACTGGTAAACTAACTACTGTACTaatgaatttaaatgtaataactAGTTTGTTCTTGCCTTCACCTTtctcatttattaaataaataatgaaataggttttctttttttcctccaaagCCTGGAGGCAAGAAGGCCCCAAAGTCAAGCCTGATACATTCACAGATGTCTGGACCACCATCTAACACTGAGCTTTGTCACAGCCAGAAAGGCAAAGAGGGGAAAGCTGTCTTCACGTCCATGAAACCTCAGTCAGGTTGTTGATACTTTCTTTTGCACACTTTATTAGTTGAATCTAACTTTTAAAAATACCTGATGCAAAACAGTTTGCAGCAATTTGACCAATAATTCTGGTGCAATTTTTAGAAATATGTCTAGCTCATTTAAATGATTGATATTAGCAGATATtagcataatatatatatattttctccCTATACTGTGTGATTGTATTTTACTAGCTAAAATTCTGATAAaagtctcatactcatcttttgatcttaaacccaaatgtcttcagtgaacaacaaaaaacaaaggaatttgccttaccgttctaatacttttggaggggactgtatgcttttttaaagcttttgttgttttactggTGGTGTTGTGAGTTACAGCCCATTAATATCAAGGTTTCATTGATGAATTAAATCATGTAGTAACATGTTTTCCATGCAGTAATAATCAGTTTTTAAAGTACACGCTTGGCCCTTTGATGTTACATGTAGTCTCAAAGGTGAATTTTGAGGTATTATGTCCTCATGATGACTTCTGGCCTCCATGTAACCTCACTCTGTGTGCCCTTCTTAGctgtgaagaggaagaagaggaagatggGAATGTACAACCTGGTCCCCAAGAAGAAAGCCAAGGCCCTTAAACAGCAGGAGAAGGCAGGTCcacttatttattcatgtgTGTCAGACCTCCTGTCAGTAACCCAGAAGAGCAAATTAATGCTTCAAACAACATGTTCACTTTTgcataaaatagatttttcaaaTTATGTTTATAAACCAGAGGCAGCATTGATCTGTTATTAGGAGGTAGTATACATCAATCTTTCTACCAGCTGGCTcagtaaaagaaataaaataaaccccCCATTGCATACTTGGATACTTGATAGTCATAATATCTGTTTCATACATTCACACCCTTGCTTTAGTTCACATAATGCCACTATATATCCACTATGTGCAGCCACTAGATCAACGGaggcagaaaagaaaatctgaatCTGCACTTATCTATCTATTAatctttatttctatttctatctTTTTTGGAATACTAATACATACAAATGTCATTCTGTGTTTTAATCAGAAAGAGCAGCCAGGAGCCTGCGTGGAGAAGAACCCAGCTGTAGCAGAGGAGAAGCCAGTAATTCTACCAGAGACTCTGAATGCTGTCAGAAATGAAATGCTGCTGGAGGTTGAACCTGGAGATGGCAGCCATGTTGAATACACTGAGCTGGCTTTGGACTATCTGGACCTTAAAGCTCAGGAAGAGCTGCTCTTACCTCCCCTGTCAGGTGATAAGAGCATCTCATTGACTCCGTTGGCTTCGTAACATAGATCTAAAGTTATCATGTCCCATTTCTCTTCTACAGAATACAATTTTATAGTCCACTGGTCTGTTTCTTGGTGTGATGTGTGGTGAAataatgtgatgtgtgtgcgcAGGTGTAGCAGCAAATGCTGaggtgacagaaacagacttgGCTGAGGAGTTACCGCTGTGCTGCTGTCGGATGGAGACTCCTCACAGTGTAGGCAGCCTGTCCACACTGGATCAGACCTGCATGGCCATGGAGAGCATGGATGGAATGGTAAACTCTGATGTGTCACTTTGATATTGACATTTTATTAGTATGCCATGTGTGATTTCGAGTGGAATTGCCTTTTAAAGCCCTTTGTACGAGGGTAATCCTTATTGGTATACGTTTCAGTGGAACAGTTTTAGCTGTTTTTCATTCTGGAATCCCAAGGATAGCCCTGAAAGGAAAGCACTGAATATTTGTGATCAgattaataaatcaatgtaaTCTGTTGCTGAGTAAGGTTAAGAGGAGTCTAAAAGCACCAATGGTAGTCGAAACCTATTGCTTTTAATGTTATAACAGTATGTTAGGTTATTTTTATAAACGGCTCCTTCATTTCACTCCACAGCTGAGTCGTTGCCAGAGGCGTGTGATGAAGCAGGAAATGATGCGACCCTCAAACACGGTCCATCTGCTGGTTCTGTGTGAGGACCACCGGGCTGGCATGGTCAAGCACCAGTGCTGCCCTGGCTGTGGACTCTTCTGCAGGGCGGTGAGGGCAAACGAAGCACTCTGATACTATAGACACATGGAGACCTGACATTAGAAccatactgtacattattttgAATCAGGATATCAGTGGTAATCTATGGGACAATTCTAAATAGAAGTCATAACCAAGACTGGGCAGAGGGATGTATTTCTGTTTctagtaggttatttcttatttcacctcTTTAATTtaacttcattctccaccttattttagtattttagtgtttactcactacttgaatctgctcacCTACAGTTCTCTTTtccacgcactcacacacacacacacacacacaaacctaaaTAAGTCTATATGTGAGAAACACTCCCATATCCATCCCCCTCTCATCTCCTTTTCCTTatcctctttctctgtgtggtcttcctcctctctcttttcactCTCCACCCTCCCTCATAATGTTAAAGCAGTGATTCTCAACGAGGGGAACTTATCTCAAGGTGTACTTAGGCAGTTGTCAGGGGCTACATGGACAGATTGTGCAGTAGCTCAAATAATACGAAAAACTGaacttttgatttgattaaaaatatatatagacaGCCCAAGTAATTGGAAACAGTCAAAATTTTCAGGTAAAAGTAATGATTAAATACACCCCGTTATGGAGGGCTAAAGATATTGGATAAATGTTCCAACTTAAAATGCCCCCCCATAAGTTTCCCCCCACATTGCTGGTGGTGGCATTGCGGCCCCAGTTGCAAGGTTGCCAGAATGAGCTTGGATACTGCAGTTCTTGACCTTCAATAGTTCTCCTGTTCCATCCCACAGGGCACCTTCATGGAGTGCAGGCCACATGGCAGCATCTCCCACCGCTTTCACCGTGACTGTGCCTCCATTTTGAAGGATCTCAAGTTTTGCCCCCACTGCGGAGAGGATGCCAGCGGGGCAAAGGAGATCACAGTGTTAAAGGCTGCACCGTCACCCTCTGTACCCAGATCCAAGCCCGGGCCATCACTTCCAGCTGTTCCCACTGTAGCCACCCTGCCATCCGTACCAACCACGCCTGCTGTTCCACAGATACTCAGAGCTAAGAAGACCAGCAAGCCACAGAGGAGCAGAGATGAGAGCCCGAGCAGGTACCACAGGACTGACGCTGCTTATCTAACGTCATCTCCTCATATTGAAATCTCTACACTCACAATTAAATGACAGTTGATGTTAATTACAACTGGGGTAAAATAAAACTCTTACTGCTTGCTTTTTCTCTGCAGTTTAGAGGGCGAGgctgtgtgtgctgcagatAGAGTACCTAAAGAGTCACTGGAGAATATTCTAATGGCACTGGATGATGAGAAGTAAGGTTcaccatttaaatattttgttttcaaaaaagtgCAGTGTGGGGCAACAGTTTGCACTTTGATAATTGATTGAGACCTTTTATTCTTTTTAGCCTGAAACCAAAGAAAGTGAAGTATCCAACCAGACAGCTGTACATCTCTGCAAAACAAGGAGAGCTCCAGAAGGTCATTCATCTCCTAGGTAACTCAAATATGTTATTTGACATAAAACGGCTTCAGttacaattaaagctgcaaacaGCGATGAACGGGCCCTTGCGCCTTCATGCGTGTCGGGGCGTGCCATGCGTGCTTGGTCCCGAGGTTGGTCTGAATGTGGCGCTaggcacaacttttcatcgccAATGTCTTTACGATTATACTGCGAAGCGGTTGATCCATTCATTCTGTGGGAGTTAAAGTATGGAGCCTGTAAAATGGCGAAATTTGCTCATTCAGTTCAAAATAGCTGACTTCTTGTTAGGCTTATcgtatggctccaagaggcttttttttgtgtcttgGGATGATACGGGTCTGCCACAAATCTTTTGTGCATCTAGGTGAAGGGTAAAGCTGGGGCTCCTTCATTAAAAATCTGTAGGGGCCGCTATGGTGCtattttgccacacccatgcTTATATCAGACATAAACCTTTGCCACTTCTGACATTTGTACAAAGTTTTGTGAGTTTTTGAGCACCTCTAGCGCCTCAAATGTGATCCATTTGcgagaagaaaaagaataataattcCTTGCAATTTAATAGGGTCCTTGCACAATTTGTGCTTGGGCCCTAATAACTCAATGTATCTTTTTTAGCATTTGCATTATCACACTAATAGAACAAACTTTGTACATTACAGTTGCTGGGAAGGACCCCAACTTTTCGATGGAGGGCCAAAACAGAGGCACCCCCCTTCATGCAGCAGCTGCTGAGGGTCACCAAGAGATCTGCCACATGCTGGTCCAGGTGAGGAGATTACAAGACAGGCCTAATACAAAAGGCTTTGTAAATATTATGACATTTAAgcttttattatcttttattttgacctcatatttttaaatacattacCTTTGTCTACACACGTCcagtactgtgcaaaggttttaggcaggtgtgtaaataacacacagtagctttgctttaatcttgagaagctgcagtctctatttactgtaatttacactgtacatttccagctaaactgaagcTTATTGTTggccattttctctctgctcgcctgccagtCACTGGTCTGCAGAGTTATGCGTGCATGTCGCagcgctgtttttattcccctatctatcaagtcggcgaaagtcagccagttatctcgaacgcacctgtAGACTACTAGTTATACAGCGTGGTAACttcgacagctgttttccaaagttaacatagctatccttattagctagcaACATTGACCCTATAAAAACAGGCAAAGGTGCATGGTGTAGCCATGGCGAAAGCCAGCAGTTGCCTGCTTGTAATGTCTCAGGTAATGCAAACAGGTCCACTTCTGCTGTGCAATATTTGCCCCATATTTCCTCTACCACCCCTGGGTGGAGTCTCAACTCCCCAGCGGGAGGCGTCTGGCGGGAGAGGTAGCCACCACGTTCTGTTGCCCCGGCAAGTACATGGCCTTGAGGCTGGCCAAGCGGGAGAAAGCCCATACCAGGAGTCGCCGTGCGACCTGTAGCGACGTGGCCGACCTGGTGCCTCCTTGCAGATTTACATGGTAGACAGCTGATGTGTGTCGGATCGAACAAGAACATGCCTGCCTCTCCAATGTGGCAGGAACTCGTCCAGCGCCAAACCGATAGCCCGCTGCTCAAGCACATTTATGTGCTCCATCCTTTCCTGGCTCGTCCAGAGGCCACTCACTGCCCTGTGCTGCCATGCTGCCCCCCACCCTGTGGGCGAAGCGCCGGTTACCACTACCTCCTAACGCGATGGGATCAAACCCAGTGAGATGCCCTTGGACAGATATGCCCCATCTCTCCATGGCCGTAACACTAGTAGGCATCGGGAGGACACCCTGACTCTCTTGGATCTGTGTAATTGCGGATCTAAATGGAGGCCATTGATCCAAATTTGGAATGGTTGTAAATACAGGAGGCCCAGTGGCACCACTGATAGAGGTAACAGAGGTCAACATACCCATCAACCTGAGAAAAAGGCTGTACCTCAACCTCCTGTCCCTCTGGAAATGACGGAGAAGCTGGAGTGTGGCCTCTCCCCGCCGTGAAGTTGGGAAGGCCAGCATGTGACAGGAGTCCAGGGTTAATCCAATGAACACCACCCTTTGGCTGGGTATCAGACAGCTTTTGGCGTAATTGACGGTAAGGCCCAACCTTGTCACATGACATAGAAGGGAGGCAGTGTCCTGCTCCACCTGTTCCCCCCTCGGAGCACATATAAGCCAGTCGTCCAGATATGGGAGGATCTGCATACCACTGGCTTGCATCGGGGCCAGTGCTGCCCGCATGCACCTCGTGAAGACCCTTGGGGCTAGGGAAAGCCCGAATGGGAGCACCTTGAACTGATGGGCCACGCCTTTGAATGCAAAGCGCTGTCTCAGTAGGGGTGTAGGCCCCTGAAGGCTAGCAGACTGCTGCCTAGTTTGTTTAGCCTGGATTCCCCGCTCCAAAGCCTGCTGCGCTGCTGGGCCGAACAGCTCCCCTGGTATTACAGGGAGAGTGCGCAGGGCCCTCCTGCCTTGCTCCAAAAGCGGTGATTGGGCCAGCCAGACCTGGCGACGAGCCAAGGTAAGTGTTGCCATTAGCCTACCAAGCTCTCTAGTCATAAGGGCAAACGCCTGCAAAGCTGCATCACTGAGGCTCTGGACGGAGGATTGCACAGACTGGGACAGAGCTAATATAAGGTGGGAAAAAGAGTTTCCAATACGGCCCATGCGTGCCGCTGTATCATAACCTCTCACCAGAAAGTCATCCGTAATGCAACACTGCGGCCTAGGACAGCGAGCATCCGGTCTCAACACTTCAGTGGGTGACACAATGAGGGACGCGATAACTGGCTCCACAGCCGGCATCTGGCCCAGCCTGTAACTGCTGGCATTCTGCATGGCAACCAAGGCCCTGCCGTCAGTTGTATGGTGAGAAAAAGCCTTGGGGTCTGGCCAGCATTTGTGGAGCTCCTCAATGTATGGCTGGGAAGGTGGCACAGAAAAACCCGCCTCAGGTGGGAGATGCCTAAAGAATGCACTAGCTGTGGTACCTGCAGTTGGTGCTTCATCCAAGCCCAAGCGTGCCAGTGCCATACGGACCACTGGCTTAATTGTGGCATGGGCAGCCTCTGAGCCTGCTCTGGACCCGCTCCCCGTCTGCCGGTGTCAGAAGCACAGGTGGAAGCCTCCACTTCTCCCTTCCCAGGTCTGTCCTTGCAGAGCTGGCTGCAGGAAGCCCTTGTAGACAGGGCATCGTCATCCAATCCTTGAGGGGGGGGGCTCCCGGCTGGGCAGTCCACACTGCTTGCAGCCCCCCTGCCTGGCTGAAGGTTAAGGAGCAACCCCTTAATCTCAGCGAATTCTGAGGCTAGTGTGTCTACCTTGGCTGCCAAACCATCCACCTTCTTGGCTTGCTTTCTAGGGGGAGCACCTGAAAGCGGGGTGCGATTATGTCTACTCCGCACCTGTGAGGCCACACCAGATGAAGGTGTTACGCCCCTGTAAAAGGGGAAATAGAAAGTACGACACGGACACGATGTAGCCTCACTCAAGTCCAATGTTGTAATGGACGAACGTAAGCCACACGTTCCATACACAGGCTGAATGAGGCATGAGCAATCGTGAACAGATCCTCCAATCACAAACTAGTACTTAAAACTATACGTCAAAAAGAAAGTTAAGCTTATGTAAACAATCGAACACTGCATATTGTTTTTTAAGATGCATTTCCCCAAATTGATATagaagttaaattaaaaaaaagcattttaaacatAGATCGTCTTTTTATCCTATTAacctttttagcctcttttaccCGAAAAGCAATAGATTACTGATCTACAGATCATTGTATTTTAACTTTGTCCTGTTTTATAAAGGAATGAATTATCAGTTTTTACTCAAACAGTGCAATGATTCAAAGCATTCtaattttccctttttatggacatttttaaGTATCTTTTAACTCATATCAACCCAACTTATATCCTCCCATTCAATTTATTCAGTATAACACCTTTTTGATCATCCTTACGTGCTCACTTAATGTACTCAGTAttacatcattttcatcatcctTACATACTCCCCTTCAACACAGATGTCGTCCTCGACATCCCAACCAACAGATGGGTAATGATGAATGCAGTAAAAGGGTACATATGATGTCACCAGATCACCTTTGCATCAGTTTGTATACAAGCACTCAGCTTATTCAAAAGTCCAGGAGTGTAGTGTAAATGTTAGCCCTTGGCTTGTCCCTTAGTCCATCATTGAGTGAAGaatgaacgtgtgtgtgtgtgtattgttaacACTCAGTACGTTAAACAGTCCATCCTTGAGTGTATGATGTTTGTGCATATGGGTAAGTGTTTTAACACTCAGATTGTCCAAAAGTCCACCAATGAGTGtataatgagtgtgtgtgcgttaacACTCAGAGAGTTCAAAGTCCACCAATGAATGTATGTTGAGTGTGTGGTGTTCGTGGGTTCCACATTCAGTACCCTGGTACAGCAACAGACTGGTAGTGAAATTGCTCTACTGGAGTCATCCATGTACTTCTGGCTTGCATGGCTCTATAGGGCGCTGGTGTGTACCAGTGCATGGCATTACTTGTGAGTTTGGTGCCGTAACAACCAGGATTGCCCAACTGGTCATACGTGAAGACTCTTGGAGGTCGTCTCTCCCTTACAGGTCGCTGGTATCGCTGGTCATATCCACAGTGGGTTCCACTCTGTACAAGTGACTGCACTACAGACGTTCTCTCGTCCAGAGCAGTTTCCTCTTGAGCAACAATCTCCTTTTTGTCTTGATGTGTCCCTCTCAGTCAGTGTATCTCCACTATCCTGACCCAGCTGGCAAATTTCCTGTTGCTGCGGCTCAGCATCCTGTGAAAGTTGTTCAACTTCGTTGTCagcctcctgtctgtctgtctacttGGGGCTGTATCACAGGGAGAGGCTGATCCCTGGGCGGATAGTATccatagtcatcatcatcactatccTCAACGTCTGCTTC
This sequence is a window from Micropterus dolomieu isolate WLL.071019.BEF.003 ecotype Adirondacks unplaced genomic scaffold, ASM2129224v1 scaffold_231, whole genome shotgun sequence. Protein-coding genes within it:
- the LOC123967300 gene encoding histone-lysine N-methyltransferase EHMT1-like yields the protein MDHTGATEVPGQARRPSSSSSGTPMGAEGQTAQRPKVKITPFHSSPIASSDGGHRSKRSGAVFGKPLASPGSLFLDTPGGLTAPPVGQRLAAAAAASAAAAASASAGSPEGQTHSSGTLFATTGEKTPVVKPGGKKAPKSSLIHSQMSGPPSNTELCHSQKGKEGKAVFTSMKPQSAVKRKKRKMGMYNLVPKKKAKALKQQEKKEQPGACVEKNPAVAEEKPVILPETLNAVRNEMLLEVEPGDGSHVEYTELALDYLDLKAQEELLLPPLSGVAANAEVTETDLAEELPLCCCRMETPHSVGSLSTLDQTCMAMESMDGMLSRCQRRVMKQEMMRPSNTVHLLVLCEDHRAGMVKHQCCPGCGLFCRAGTFMECRPHGSISHRFHRDCASILKDLKFCPHCGEDASGAKEITVLKAAPSPSVPRSKPGPSLPAVPTVATLPSVPTTPAVPQILRAKKTSKPQRSRDESPSSLEGEAVCAADRVPKESLENILMALDDENLKPKKVKYPTRQLYISAKQGELQKVIHLLVAGKDPNFSMEGQNRGTPLHAAAAEGHQEICHMLVQVHFCCAIFAPYFLYHPWVESQLPSGRRLAGEVATTFCCPGKYMALRLAKREKAHTRSRRATCSDVADLVPPCRFTW